Proteins from a single region of Strix aluco isolate bStrAlu1 chromosome 5, bStrAlu1.hap1, whole genome shotgun sequence:
- the HDAC10 gene encoding polyamine deacetylase HDAC10 isoform X1: MASGTALIYDEEMTTHKLLWSDPVCDIEVPERLSSSYEQLKRYHLVERCVRVPVREGSEEEILLVHSSEHLEVAKSTQTMNEEQLKRVSGNYDAFFFHPNTYRCARLAVGATLQLVDAVMSGKVCNGMALVRPPGHHSQRNAANGFCLFNNVAIAAEYAKLKYGLKRILIVDWDVHHGQGTQYIFEEDPSVLYFSWHRYEHQEFWPSLTESDYDAVGLGKGKGFNINLPWNKVGMGNSDYLAVFFHVLLPAAFEFDPELVIVSSGYDSGIGDPEGQMNATPEVFAHLTHFLMQLANGKLCVILEGGYHLKSLSESVCMTVKTLLGDPVPQITGEMAPCLSAVESIQNVRAAHKPYWKWLMYEDTSFIQNLSTKSHLLKKADPNPSTENESKISNNNETVKVEKFLELHMKNILFPVPPIKTATTSDAKGSTHLLPVPVHLVKELDKTEIKAFVSGFYADLVKEDKTLLSLGSMLAILDKILKKEVCNGIAESPTAAVSVAVALRHSVRFGFQRVLCVFVGDMQIIPNTDDGKILMIHICEKEQSGKTSSKHYIPLNWKEDAEGNDFFSAVLGFILPVAYSYQPDLTVIAIGPNRSLGISGIFLLFTLLQGLAESRILAVIEDKEINLMQSVAQALVGASTPNFGTYVPPSQEKANKIKILRDQFQQQWKMLQCSVKDGISRN, translated from the exons TTCAGAACACTTGGAAGTGGCAAAAAGCACACAGACAATGAATGAAGAGCAACTGAAAAGAGTCTCTGGAAattatgatgcttttttttttcatccg AACACTTACCGCTGTGCCAGACTAGCAGTAGGAGCGACTTTGCAGCTGGTGGACGCTGTGATGTCAGGAAAAGTGTGCAATGGAATGGCATTAGTAAG ACCTCCAGGTCACCACAGCCAGAGAAATGCAGCTAATGGGTTCTGTTTGTTTAACAATGTTGCTATTGCAGCAGAATATGCAAAACTGAAATATGGTCTAAAGAG AATCCTAATTGTTGACTGGGATGTGCACCACGGGCAAGGAACTCAGTATATATTTGAAGAAGATCCAAg tgttttgtatttttcctgGCATCGCTATGAACATCAGGAATTCTGGCCATCACTCACAGAATCTGATTATGATGCTGTGGgtctgggaaaaggaaaaggttttaaCATAAATTTGCCTTGGAATAAG GTTGGGATGGGAAATTCAGATTatcttgctgtgtttttccaTGTGTTGCTTCCAGCAGCTTTTGAG TTTGATCCTGAACTGGTTATTGTCTCCTCTGGATATGATTCTGGAATTGGAGACCCTGAA gGTCAGATGAATGCCACTCCTGAGGTTTTTGCCCACCTTACCCACTTCCTTATGCAGTTAGCTAATGGAAAGCTGTGTGTCATCCTAGAG gGTGGTTACCACTTAAAGTCATTGTCTGAATCAGTCTGCATGACTGTAAAAACTTTGCTTGGAGATCCTGTACCTCAAATAACTGGAGAAATGGCACCTTGCCTAAG TGCTGTTGAATCTATTCAAAATGTGAGAGCAGCACATAAACCCTACTGGAAATGGTTGATGTATGAAG acaCATCATTTATACAAAATTTGAGCACCAAATCGCACCTACTAAAGAAGGCTGATCCAAATCCCTCCACAGAAAATGAATCTAAGATAAGTAACAACAATGAAACTGTCAAAGTAGAAAAGTTTTTGGaactgcacatgaaaaatattctatttcCAGTGCCTCCCATCAAAACAGCAACAACATCTGACGCTAAAGGTTCAACACATTTGCTCCCTGTACCTGTTCATTTGGTGAAGGAATTggacaaaactgaaataaaagcttttgtcAG tggCTTTTATGCAGACCTTGTGAAAGAGGACAAAACTTTGCTCTCTCTTGGCAGTATGTTGGCCATCCTAGATAAAATACTTAAGAAGGAG gtATGCAATGGGATTGCAGAATCACCCAcagctgctgtttctgttgctgttgcactAAGACATTCTGTTCGTTTTGGATTTCAAAG agtgCTTTGTGTATTTGTTGGAGACATGCAAATCATACCAAACACAGATGATGG aaaaatactcaTGATACATATTTGTGAGAAAGAACAGTCTGGAAAGACCAGCTCCAAACACTATATTCCTCTAAACTGGAAAGAG GATGCTGAAGGAAATGACTTCTTTTCTGCTGTACTTGGATTCATTCTTCCTGTAGCATATAGTTATCAACCTGACTTGACAGTAATAGCTATTGGACCAAACAGGAGCCTTGGAATAAGtgggatttttctgctttttactttACTACAAGGATTAGCTGAGTCTCGAATTCTAGCAGTGATTGAG gACAAAGAGATAAATTTAATGCAAAGTGTAGCCCAAGCATTAGTGGGTGCTTCTACACCTAACTTTGGAACTTATGTACCTCCTAgccaagaaaaagcaaataaaataaaaatattaagagacCAGTTTCAGCAGCAATGGAAAATGCTTCAGTGTTCAG TAAAGGATGGTATTTCAAGAAATTGA
- the HDAC10 gene encoding polyamine deacetylase HDAC10 isoform X2: protein MMLFFFIRCNTYRCARLAVGATLQLVDAVMSGKVCNGMALVRPPGHHSQRNAANGFCLFNNVAIAAEYAKLKYGLKRILIVDWDVHHGQGTQYIFEEDPSVLYFSWHRYEHQEFWPSLTESDYDAVGLGKGKGFNINLPWNKVGMGNSDYLAVFFHVLLPAAFEFDPELVIVSSGYDSGIGDPEGQMNATPEVFAHLTHFLMQLANGKLCVILEGGYHLKSLSESVCMTVKTLLGDPVPQITGEMAPCLSAVESIQNVRAAHKPYWKWLMYEDTSFIQNLSTKSHLLKKADPNPSTENESKISNNNETVKVEKFLELHMKNILFPVPPIKTATTSDAKGSTHLLPVPVHLVKELDKTEIKAFVSGFYADLVKEDKTLLSLGSMLAILDKILKKEVCNGIAESPTAAVSVAVALRHSVRFGFQRVLCVFVGDMQIIPNTDDGKILMIHICEKEQSGKTSSKHYIPLNWKEDAEGNDFFSAVLGFILPVAYSYQPDLTVIAIGPNRSLGISGIFLLFTLLQGLAESRILAVIEDKEINLMQSVAQALVGASTPNFGTYVPPSQEKANKIKILRDQFQQQWKMLQCSVKDGISRN, encoded by the exons atgatgcttttttttttcatccggTGT AACACTTACCGCTGTGCCAGACTAGCAGTAGGAGCGACTTTGCAGCTGGTGGACGCTGTGATGTCAGGAAAAGTGTGCAATGGAATGGCATTAGTAAG ACCTCCAGGTCACCACAGCCAGAGAAATGCAGCTAATGGGTTCTGTTTGTTTAACAATGTTGCTATTGCAGCAGAATATGCAAAACTGAAATATGGTCTAAAGAG AATCCTAATTGTTGACTGGGATGTGCACCACGGGCAAGGAACTCAGTATATATTTGAAGAAGATCCAAg tgttttgtatttttcctgGCATCGCTATGAACATCAGGAATTCTGGCCATCACTCACAGAATCTGATTATGATGCTGTGGgtctgggaaaaggaaaaggttttaaCATAAATTTGCCTTGGAATAAG GTTGGGATGGGAAATTCAGATTatcttgctgtgtttttccaTGTGTTGCTTCCAGCAGCTTTTGAG TTTGATCCTGAACTGGTTATTGTCTCCTCTGGATATGATTCTGGAATTGGAGACCCTGAA gGTCAGATGAATGCCACTCCTGAGGTTTTTGCCCACCTTACCCACTTCCTTATGCAGTTAGCTAATGGAAAGCTGTGTGTCATCCTAGAG gGTGGTTACCACTTAAAGTCATTGTCTGAATCAGTCTGCATGACTGTAAAAACTTTGCTTGGAGATCCTGTACCTCAAATAACTGGAGAAATGGCACCTTGCCTAAG TGCTGTTGAATCTATTCAAAATGTGAGAGCAGCACATAAACCCTACTGGAAATGGTTGATGTATGAAG acaCATCATTTATACAAAATTTGAGCACCAAATCGCACCTACTAAAGAAGGCTGATCCAAATCCCTCCACAGAAAATGAATCTAAGATAAGTAACAACAATGAAACTGTCAAAGTAGAAAAGTTTTTGGaactgcacatgaaaaatattctatttcCAGTGCCTCCCATCAAAACAGCAACAACATCTGACGCTAAAGGTTCAACACATTTGCTCCCTGTACCTGTTCATTTGGTGAAGGAATTggacaaaactgaaataaaagcttttgtcAG tggCTTTTATGCAGACCTTGTGAAAGAGGACAAAACTTTGCTCTCTCTTGGCAGTATGTTGGCCATCCTAGATAAAATACTTAAGAAGGAG gtATGCAATGGGATTGCAGAATCACCCAcagctgctgtttctgttgctgttgcactAAGACATTCTGTTCGTTTTGGATTTCAAAG agtgCTTTGTGTATTTGTTGGAGACATGCAAATCATACCAAACACAGATGATGG aaaaatactcaTGATACATATTTGTGAGAAAGAACAGTCTGGAAAGACCAGCTCCAAACACTATATTCCTCTAAACTGGAAAGAG GATGCTGAAGGAAATGACTTCTTTTCTGCTGTACTTGGATTCATTCTTCCTGTAGCATATAGTTATCAACCTGACTTGACAGTAATAGCTATTGGACCAAACAGGAGCCTTGGAATAAGtgggatttttctgctttttactttACTACAAGGATTAGCTGAGTCTCGAATTCTAGCAGTGATTGAG gACAAAGAGATAAATTTAATGCAAAGTGTAGCCCAAGCATTAGTGGGTGCTTCTACACCTAACTTTGGAACTTATGTACCTCCTAgccaagaaaaagcaaataaaataaaaatattaagagacCAGTTTCAGCAGCAATGGAAAATGCTTCAGTGTTCAG TAAAGGATGGTATTTCAAGAAATTGA